One window from the genome of Gimesia aquarii encodes:
- a CDS encoding coiled-coil domain-containing protein, producing the protein MLNRPQIAVVLMALVISIVTPSLCSAQDKNPQANASKSSGQDQKLSDKQEAISQQFKRFETTLHDLGEYMKKTDPARADLLFRAFGQSKQKQMTVEMQQVLQMLQNGQLGDAVERQENLVKNMQALLALLQSEDRMSEVEKEKKRIQDLLKDVNRLLGQEKDVRAATERGGKQADLKKKQKQTANNAQKLIEKIDKQDTEKNRSQNSENDQRNKQSQKSEGQQKSQKGKSGSESKNSQKSKSKEKSPQQGKSTPKKQSSTQQQQSQQGKQSQSQQQQGQQSQSQQGKNQKSQSQQEKQTPGREQIEQARQEMEKAIQELEKKQKEAASQHQDDAIRKLAEAKEKLEEMLRQLREEERELLLAAMEARLQKILAQQKRIYSGTLSIGQVPENERNSRHTARAVQLAREENVISLEVEKAMLLLRDEGSSVAFSEALSEVWEDVQTVAYRLNRTQVGELTQEIEKDIISSLEEMIEALQKEMEKSEEQKQQQQQQQQGSPKDKSLVELLAEIKMLRSLQLRVNKRTRRIEKMALEKDANQAEILEQLQQLSDRQTRIQNATYILATGKNK; encoded by the coding sequence ATGTTGAATCGTCCTCAGATCGCCGTTGTACTAATGGCTCTCGTCATAAGTATCGTCACTCCGAGTTTGTGCAGTGCTCAGGATAAGAATCCGCAAGCCAATGCCAGTAAATCAAGCGGCCAAGATCAGAAACTCTCGGACAAACAAGAGGCGATCTCTCAACAGTTTAAACGATTTGAAACGACCCTGCACGATCTAGGCGAATATATGAAAAAGACAGACCCTGCCCGGGCCGATCTTCTTTTTCGTGCGTTTGGTCAAAGTAAACAAAAACAAATGACAGTGGAAATGCAGCAAGTTCTACAGATGTTGCAAAATGGCCAATTAGGTGATGCTGTAGAACGGCAGGAAAATCTTGTCAAAAACATGCAAGCATTACTGGCGCTCCTTCAAAGTGAAGACAGAATGAGCGAAGTGGAAAAAGAGAAGAAGCGTATTCAGGACCTTTTAAAAGATGTCAATCGCCTGTTAGGACAGGAAAAAGATGTCAGAGCTGCAACGGAACGTGGTGGTAAACAAGCTGATTTAAAAAAGAAACAGAAACAAACTGCAAACAACGCTCAGAAGTTGATTGAAAAAATCGATAAGCAAGACACAGAAAAAAACCGTTCGCAAAATTCTGAAAATGACCAACGTAATAAGCAGTCTCAAAAGAGTGAAGGACAGCAAAAATCCCAGAAGGGTAAATCAGGTTCCGAGTCTAAAAATTCTCAAAAGTCAAAATCGAAAGAAAAATCTCCTCAACAAGGAAAGTCGACACCTAAAAAGCAGAGTTCAACACAACAGCAACAATCTCAACAGGGGAAGCAATCACAGTCTCAACAACAGCAGGGGCAACAAAGTCAATCGCAGCAAGGAAAGAACCAAAAGTCTCAAAGTCAACAAGAGAAGCAAACCCCTGGACGAGAGCAAATAGAACAAGCTCGACAAGAGATGGAAAAAGCGATTCAGGAACTGGAAAAAAAACAAAAAGAAGCAGCATCACAACATCAGGATGATGCGATTCGTAAATTAGCAGAAGCAAAAGAAAAACTGGAGGAAATGCTACGTCAGCTCCGTGAAGAGGAGCGAGAGCTTTTGTTGGCCGCAATGGAAGCCAGACTGCAAAAGATTCTGGCACAACAGAAACGCATTTATTCTGGTACACTCTCTATCGGGCAGGTCCCTGAAAATGAACGGAACAGTCGCCATACAGCTAGAGCCGTCCAACTGGCACGCGAAGAGAATGTAATCAGTTTAGAAGTGGAAAAGGCAATGTTATTGTTAAGAGATGAAGGATCATCCGTTGCATTCAGCGAAGCATTATCAGAAGTATGGGAAGACGTTCAAACTGTTGCATACCGTTTAAATCGAACACAGGTCGGAGAACTGACTCAGGAAATCGAAAAAGATATTATCAGTTCTTTGGAAGAAATGATTGAAGCACTTCAGAAAGAAATGGAAAAGTCTGAAGAGCAAAAACAACAGCAGCAGCAACAGCAGCAAGGTTCTCCCAAAGACAAATCTCTGGTGGAACTGTTGGCAGAAATTAAAATGCTGCGTTCTTTACAGCTTCGCGTCAACAAGCGTACTCGCAGGATTGAAAAAATGGCTTTGGAAAAAGACGCAAATCAGGCAGAAATTCTTGAGCAACTGCAGCAGTTATCCGATCGCCAAACCCGAATACAAAATGCTACTTATATTCTGGCAACTGGCAAGAATAAATAA
- a CDS encoding NPCBM/NEW2 domain-containing protein: MHSLLVVSMSTLLAVSPEVELTSLNGDSASGNLQSLSKSTINLKQGGTVKEISLSGVLNIRFPKNRFQRSLQSPITVRLTDGSKFPVQSLQSNERQIKVSGEPTGTLILPAKNVSSIRFEPLNSNIREAWEKLLRGKNSKDLLIVQKENVLDFIDGVIGSVTDEKIQFFTGDDEVAVNRKRVFGIIYAREPLPETSSFCTIRLTNNGLIQSSSITFADNEFKATLQNGIQTKFAAQSIANLDFSQGKVRYLSDLEPRNIEYTPFFDTVWKYRKDKHRDGGPLRLDGKEYARGLYIHSKTLLQYRIRNQYRNFRAVMGIDDSVPGIGFVYVEIKGDGRILYSGNVRSADPPVELNLDIRGVRDFDILVDFGDNLEICDHLDLCDARFIK; the protein is encoded by the coding sequence ATGCATTCTCTGCTTGTAGTTTCAATGTCAACACTGCTTGCCGTTTCACCTGAAGTCGAATTGACTTCTTTAAATGGAGATTCTGCATCAGGGAATCTACAGTCATTGAGCAAATCTACCATCAATCTGAAACAGGGAGGAACAGTAAAAGAGATTTCACTTTCAGGTGTACTCAATATTCGATTTCCCAAAAACCGTTTTCAACGCAGCCTGCAATCACCAATTACAGTCAGGTTAACTGATGGATCAAAATTTCCTGTCCAGTCTTTACAAAGCAATGAACGACAGATCAAAGTAAGTGGAGAGCCGACTGGAACATTAATCTTGCCAGCAAAGAATGTCTCCTCAATTCGCTTTGAGCCACTGAACTCAAATATTCGAGAAGCTTGGGAAAAGTTACTGAGAGGTAAAAATAGTAAAGATCTGCTCATCGTTCAGAAGGAAAACGTACTTGATTTTATTGATGGTGTGATCGGTTCTGTGACAGATGAAAAAATACAATTTTTTACAGGAGATGATGAGGTCGCCGTCAATCGCAAGCGAGTTTTTGGAATCATTTATGCGAGAGAACCACTTCCAGAAACATCGTCATTTTGTACGATCCGATTAACCAACAATGGATTGATCCAGTCGTCATCAATTACATTTGCTGATAACGAATTTAAGGCAACATTACAAAACGGCATTCAAACTAAATTTGCCGCACAATCGATTGCAAATCTGGACTTCAGTCAAGGAAAAGTACGCTATCTATCAGATCTGGAGCCACGAAATATAGAATACACCCCCTTCTTCGACACTGTTTGGAAATATCGTAAGGACAAACATCGTGATGGGGGCCCACTTCGTCTAGACGGTAAAGAATATGCACGCGGACTTTACATTCATTCAAAGACACTCTTGCAATATCGCATTAGAAATCAATATCGGAATTTTCGGGCTGTTATGGGTATTGATGATTCTGTTCCCGGAATTGGATTTGTCTATGTCGAAATCAAAGGCGACGGCCGCATACTCTATTCTGGAAATGTACGCAGTGCAGACCCTCCAGTAGAATTAAACCTCGATATTCGCGGGGTACGTGATTTTGATATTTTAGTTGATTTTGGTGATAACCTGGAAATTTGTGATCATCTCGATTTATGCGATGCGCGCTTCATTAAATGA
- a CDS encoding S1C family serine protease gives MQRKFFCAQIVTSIVIILLLPASSKSAVVDPAVLAAQKQRIDVIKAVSPSVVAIFGGSGQGGGSGVLVTPDGYALTNFHVVSGAGSFMKCGLNDGKLYDAVIVSIDPTGDVAMIRLLGRNDFPVAKLGNSDTVKVGDWAYAMGNPFLLATDFQPTITYGIVSGVHRYQYPAGTFLEYTDCIQVDSSINPGNSGGPLFNARGELIGINGRGSFEKRGRVNSGAGYAISINQIKHFWDHLKSGRIVDHAALGATVSTGADSTIDVSEILEESDAYRKGLQLGDEIVSFAGRPMRSVNQFKNILGIYPAGWTLPLVYRRDEKKTKIYVRLQNLHSASELQEQAGQKKMIPDKSPMPEDKKTPRIPNPHAKPTVTPPPEKYKHLYVPKTGFANYYFNQQHQDRLLQTLTDRSDFSDRKGTWTLTGKQIDGDEFILTLADKGVGFEIGNEVFLQSLESGILVDEPPGTGGLLAALHHFRLLLSGQTKHFTDFYYLGSEPLDGKNEMVDVLVGTQTGAISRWYFSKSDLSLRGFDFYLTENSEVCTIRFEQFQTLNGQDFPSELDVFIGNRPVMKLKIERLKLETLEDMKK, from the coding sequence ATGCAGAGAAAATTCTTCTGTGCTCAGATAGTAACTAGCATTGTGATAATTTTGTTGCTGCCTGCTTCTTCAAAGTCAGCAGTTGTCGATCCAGCAGTCTTAGCAGCGCAAAAACAGCGTATTGATGTCATTAAAGCAGTCTCTCCTTCAGTCGTTGCCATCTTTGGTGGATCTGGACAAGGAGGAGGTTCGGGCGTGCTCGTTACTCCAGATGGATATGCTCTGACAAACTTTCACGTCGTTTCTGGAGCTGGTAGCTTCATGAAGTGTGGGCTCAACGATGGCAAACTCTATGATGCTGTTATTGTGAGTATTGATCCCACTGGTGATGTCGCAATGATCAGGTTACTCGGGCGTAATGACTTTCCCGTAGCAAAATTGGGAAATAGTGATACGGTCAAAGTTGGGGACTGGGCTTATGCCATGGGAAACCCATTTTTATTAGCAACTGATTTTCAACCGACGATTACCTATGGAATTGTCAGTGGAGTACATCGGTATCAATATCCCGCTGGAACATTTTTAGAATATACAGATTGTATTCAAGTTGATTCATCAATCAATCCAGGAAACTCAGGAGGACCTCTGTTTAATGCGCGTGGCGAATTAATCGGAATTAATGGACGCGGCTCATTTGAAAAACGAGGACGAGTTAATTCAGGTGCGGGATACGCCATTTCTATTAATCAGATCAAACATTTCTGGGATCATCTCAAGAGTGGTCGCATCGTAGACCATGCCGCTTTGGGAGCAACTGTTTCCACGGGTGCTGACTCTACGATTGATGTTTCTGAGATCCTGGAAGAATCAGACGCTTATCGAAAAGGTCTGCAGTTGGGTGATGAGATTGTATCTTTTGCAGGCCGTCCTATGCGTAGTGTAAACCAATTTAAAAATATCTTAGGAATCTATCCAGCAGGCTGGACTTTGCCGCTTGTTTATCGACGGGATGAGAAAAAGACGAAAATCTATGTTCGCCTTCAAAATTTGCATAGCGCTTCGGAACTACAGGAACAAGCGGGACAAAAAAAAATGATTCCTGATAAGTCTCCCATGCCTGAAGACAAAAAAACTCCTCGGATTCCTAATCCACATGCAAAACCAACTGTGACACCACCTCCAGAGAAATATAAACATCTCTACGTTCCTAAAACCGGGTTTGCAAATTATTACTTTAACCAACAACACCAAGACCGATTATTACAGACCTTAACGGATCGTAGTGATTTTTCTGACCGTAAAGGAACTTGGACTCTGACCGGCAAGCAGATTGATGGCGATGAATTTATACTCACGTTAGCTGATAAAGGCGTGGGCTTTGAAATTGGCAATGAGGTGTTCCTGCAATCACTGGAGTCCGGAATCCTGGTGGATGAACCACCTGGAACTGGTGGCCTGTTGGCAGCTTTACATCACTTCCGGTTATTACTATCCGGTCAGACGAAACACTTCACCGACTTTTATTACTTGGGCAGTGAACCCCTTGACGGAAAAAATGAAATGGTTGATGTGTTGGTCGGCACACAAACAGGTGCTATTTCCCGCTGGTACTTCAGTAAATCAGATCTTTCTCTGCGAGGCTTTGACTTTTATCTCACAGAAAATTCAGAAGTTTGTACAATTCGTTTTGAGCAATTTCAAACTCTCAATGGACAAGATTTCCCTAGCGAATTAGATGTCTTTATTGGAAATCGCCCCGTCATGAAATTAAAAATTGAACGGTTGAAACTAGAAACTTTAGAAGACATGAAAAAATAG
- a CDS encoding S1C family serine protease — MIVPLTAKASSQSTINHALPRLVKIFGAGGVKNLYAYSTGFLVSPQGHIATIWSPVLDTDRLSVVLNDGRRFEAEVLGAEPHLDLAIIKLKTERELNLPYFDFREKVIAGPGTRILGFSNMFRVATGDEPVSVLHGVIEARTELPRRRGAFELAYSGDVYVVDAITNNPGAAGGAILTYDGKLLGMIGKQVRNAKTNTWVNYSLPIDVLSKSIEQIITGKFESSENQKKPETQAPERYRSVDFGMVMVPDVLYRTPAYIDSVLPGSLVAKAGLKPDDLVVFVNDELIKSCKTLNAELGKLEAGDLLRLVVRRDNQLVSIEFQVPPEKNN, encoded by the coding sequence TTGATAGTCCCGCTTACAGCCAAGGCCTCCTCACAATCAACGATCAATCATGCTTTACCGCGATTGGTAAAAATATTTGGTGCCGGCGGTGTAAAGAATCTGTATGCATATAGCACTGGTTTTCTGGTATCTCCTCAAGGACATATCGCTACAATTTGGAGTCCTGTTCTTGATACTGATCGACTTTCAGTTGTCCTTAACGATGGACGACGATTTGAAGCAGAAGTGCTTGGCGCTGAACCACATCTTGATCTGGCAATAATCAAATTAAAAACAGAACGTGAACTGAATCTGCCCTATTTCGATTTTCGCGAAAAAGTAATCGCTGGTCCAGGTACACGAATATTGGGATTTAGTAACATGTTTCGTGTTGCTACAGGGGATGAACCAGTATCTGTATTGCATGGAGTGATTGAAGCTCGAACGGAATTACCTCGAAGAAGAGGTGCTTTCGAACTCGCTTACTCAGGTGATGTCTATGTTGTCGATGCCATTACCAACAACCCGGGCGCTGCTGGAGGGGCCATTTTGACTTATGATGGCAAACTATTAGGAATGATCGGAAAACAGGTTCGAAATGCCAAAACCAACACTTGGGTCAATTACTCTCTCCCGATTGATGTATTAAGTAAAAGTATCGAGCAAATTATTACCGGCAAATTTGAATCTAGCGAAAATCAAAAAAAACCAGAAACACAAGCACCAGAACGCTATCGTTCTGTCGACTTTGGAATGGTAATGGTACCCGATGTCCTGTATCGCACTCCGGCTTATATTGATAGTGTCCTTCCTGGTTCGTTAGTCGCTAAAGCGGGTCTGAAACCTGATGACTTGGTTGTTTTTGTAAATGATGAGCTCATTAAATCGTGTAAAACACTCAATGCTGAACTAGGAAAGCTTGAGGCTGGCGATTTACTACGTCTAGTTGTTCGTCGTGATAATCAATTGGTCTCTATTGAATTCCAGGTCCCACCTGAAAAAAATAACTAA
- a CDS encoding PDZ domain-containing protein, with translation MTQTNTKLFLTLTMIVSVHLQAVHAQSSRPNLELLEERAFKQAAAFVNPSIVRIETVGGQDRVGKIVTGTGPTSGVIVSKDGLIISSAFNFIGKPTSILVTLPDERRFPAQIVASDHLKMLTLLKIEAQNLPVPLAVPENEIQVGMWSIALGRTFNLEQPSVSVGIVSALERIWGKAIQTDAKISPVNYGGPLVDINGRLMGILVPLSPGATGETAGVEWYDSGIGFAIPIQDVLKIIPRLNTGKDLYPGLLGITLSGKGNLSTDMKLDRVRYGSPAQEAGIKSGDVLTKLDGHTVSMHSQVKHVLMNKYAGESVSLTVTRTGSKEPLTLKATLVKKLVPFESGFLGILPQREFNEPSERGVRVRYVFSKSPAALAGLKLNDQILEFNRQKVTNSKSLASMVNHLRPGDSAELLLLREEQPLIVKVTLQSIPHTVENTLPSQIVSSKTAPKNKPAFKKGHFKDTLPGDEQKFWAYVPEDYNPDNQYGLMVWIHPHGNTMESNILNSWKSICEQRGIIIVGPTSQDVIRWNRDESEFVKEVVESILAQYSIDPKRIFLLSHTDGSDFAFHLVFKYRELFRGIAVSESSIKNKPPETDPDFPLSIYFALNAQNPFNQLLQSQIEILRKMNYPTVFQMIKSKNQAGQYLDKPSLEEIGRWADSLDRI, from the coding sequence ATGACTCAAACAAACACAAAATTATTTCTCACTTTGACAATGATTGTCAGCGTGCATCTTCAAGCTGTCCATGCTCAGTCTTCTCGCCCTAACCTGGAATTGCTGGAAGAACGAGCCTTCAAACAAGCTGCGGCGTTTGTGAATCCCTCTATCGTCAGAATTGAAACCGTCGGTGGGCAAGATCGCGTAGGAAAAATCGTGACCGGTACCGGCCCCACTTCCGGTGTCATTGTTAGTAAAGATGGTTTGATTATATCCAGTGCCTTCAATTTTATTGGAAAACCAACCTCAATATTGGTGACTCTGCCAGATGAACGCCGCTTTCCAGCACAGATTGTCGCGAGTGACCATTTGAAGATGCTGACTTTATTGAAAATCGAAGCACAAAACCTTCCGGTCCCTTTGGCTGTCCCTGAAAATGAAATCCAAGTTGGCATGTGGTCGATTGCCCTAGGACGAACGTTTAATTTGGAACAACCAAGTGTATCTGTCGGAATTGTGAGTGCCTTGGAGCGAATCTGGGGAAAAGCCATTCAGACCGATGCAAAAATTTCCCCGGTCAATTACGGAGGGCCACTGGTAGACATTAATGGTCGCCTGATGGGCATTCTGGTCCCGCTCTCTCCTGGAGCAACCGGAGAAACAGCGGGCGTTGAATGGTACGACTCAGGAATCGGATTTGCGATTCCCATCCAAGATGTACTAAAAATTATTCCGCGACTGAATACCGGAAAAGATCTCTATCCTGGATTATTAGGCATCACATTGAGTGGAAAAGGGAATCTGTCTACTGATATGAAACTGGATCGCGTTCGCTATGGAAGCCCTGCTCAAGAAGCTGGAATTAAATCTGGCGATGTTTTGACAAAGCTGGATGGCCACACCGTCAGTATGCATTCCCAAGTAAAACATGTCTTGATGAATAAGTATGCTGGCGAATCAGTTAGCCTCACAGTTACTCGAACCGGTTCAAAAGAACCTCTAACTCTTAAAGCAACCCTGGTAAAAAAACTAGTTCCATTTGAATCAGGTTTTTTAGGAATACTTCCCCAACGAGAATTTAACGAACCATCAGAAAGAGGAGTACGTGTCCGGTATGTGTTTTCAAAATCTCCCGCTGCACTAGCAGGCCTGAAATTAAATGACCAGATTTTAGAATTTAATCGGCAGAAGGTTACCAATTCCAAATCACTGGCATCAATGGTCAACCATTTACGTCCTGGTGATTCCGCAGAATTATTGCTGTTACGTGAAGAACAACCGTTAATAGTTAAAGTCACTTTACAATCGATTCCGCATACTGTCGAAAATACGTTGCCAAGCCAGATCGTTTCATCTAAGACTGCCCCCAAAAACAAACCAGCTTTCAAAAAAGGGCACTTTAAAGACACGCTCCCCGGCGATGAACAAAAATTTTGGGCTTATGTCCCTGAGGACTATAATCCCGACAACCAATATGGTCTGATGGTATGGATTCACCCTCACGGAAATACGATGGAATCCAATATTTTAAATAGCTGGAAGAGTATTTGTGAGCAACGTGGAATCATCATTGTTGGTCCGACATCACAAGATGTGATTCGTTGGAATCGAGATGAATCCGAGTTTGTCAAAGAAGTCGTTGAATCAATACTGGCTCAATATTCTATTGATCCAAAACGCATCTTTCTGCTTAGCCATACTGATGGTAGTGATTTCGCCTTCCATCTGGTATTTAAGTATCGAGAACTCTTTCGAGGAATTGCCGTCTCAGAATCATCCATAAAAAATAAGCCTCCTGAAACCGACCCTGACTTCCCACTTAGCATCTACTTTGCCTTAAATGCCCAAAACCCCTTTAATCAGCTTCTACAATCGCAAATAGAAATCTTACGCAAAATGAATTACCCCACGGTATTCCAAATGATTAAGAGTAAAAATCAAGCTGGGCAATATCTTGACAAACCATCTTTAGAAGAAATTGGTCGCTGGGCAGACAGCCTGGACCGAATTTAG